The nucleotide window ATGTTTTCTTAGTCTTTCCACTACTCCGTCTATCATCTGAACGGACAGAAATATTGCCATTGAGCATTTATGTGAAGCAAGACTTTCCAAACTTTCCGATTCGGGAACAGGAGTTCTTCCTTCAAGTCTTGTACATATTACTGTCTGACTTACATCAGGCAATGTAAACTCTTTTTTTATCGCTGCTGCTGCCGCCACGAAAGAACTTACTCCCGGTATCACTTCATATTCTATACCATATTCATCAAGCATATCCATCTGTTCTCTTATCGCCCCGTAAATACTCGGATCTCCCGTATGTACTCTCGCAACTAGTTTTCCTTCTTTTTGGGCTTTCACAGTAACTTCTATCACTTCATCGAGGTTCATGGAAGCCGAATTATAAATTTCCGCTCCTTCTTTATGACAACCTATAATTTCTTTATTTACAAGTGAGCCCGCATATATTATTACATCAGCCTTTTCTACTATTTTTTCCCCTTTTACAGTTATCAAATCCGGATCTCCCGGTCCTGCTCCTATAAAATAAACCTTTTCCATTGATTTATCCCTTTCTTTTTAAGTATTAACGTGGAAAAATAATGTACACTTTCCAGTTTTTCTATATCTGTGTATATTTCTTCACTTTCTTTACCGCAATTTGAAACAATTATTATATTTTCGGTATTTCCTGTAGCCACTATCGCTTCTCTCAATCTGTCAAGATCTCTGCTGATTTTCATAAAAACTACATTATCATTATTTTCTATTTCTTTACGAATATCCGTTTTTTTATTGACAGAGATCACTTTCAAATCTTCATCTCCTATCATCAAAGGAATATTCAGCCTTGCAGCCATACTATTGAAAGAATTTATTCCCGCTATTGTTTCTACTTTTATTTCAGGTAAAATATGCTCCAATACATAAGTATATGTACTGTAAGTCATAGGATCTCCGATCGTCAGAAATGCTACATTTTTCCCTTCGGACAATAATCCGTTTATAATATCGGCATTGTTTTTTCTGAAAGTTTTTCTTGCCTCAAGATCTCTAACCATAGGAAACTCAAGAAAAACCTGTTCCACATCATCTTTCACATAATTTTTTACAATGCTGAATGCCGTACTTCCTTCTCCCGTTTTTGCTTCAGGCAGTATTATCACATCTACATCGGCGAGTTTTTTCACAGCTTTCAATGTTATATTTTCTTCATCTCCCACTCCTACACCGATTCCGTAGAAATTTCCTTTTTTATTTTCCATTGATTTCCTTTCTTTTAAATAAAACACATTACTTTTTCATTTTGAAATCATTTTTCTGTTTCTTATTTTCTCGCAGTTATAACATAAATAGGATTTTCAGCCATCATCATATTAAAGTCTTTTACTTTTCTGTTTTTACTTACTATTATCTGACATATATCGGTATCCTTAAAAGGTATTTTTTTTAATGTTTCTATAGCATTGAACACATTTTCCAAAACAATAAAATTCAATACGAGAATACCTTTCTCTTTCAGGTTGTCATAAGAATATTGAATTATATCTTCCAGATTTCCACCTGATCCTCCAATAAATATTTTGTCAAATTTCACATCCAAATGACTAAGACCTTCAGGTGCCTCTCCTTTTATATAAGTTACATTTTTCAAATCAAATTTTTCAACATTCTGTTTTATAAGCTCGAAAGCATCTTCTTTCTGTTCGATGACATAAACATGTCCGTCTTTTGCAAACTGTGCCATTTCCATCGTAACGCTTCCTGTACCTCCGCCTATATCAAGGCAAATATCGTCATTTTTCATTTCCAGTTTTGCAAGGCTGACAGCACGTATTTCCTCTTTTGTCATCGGTGCTTTTCCCCTTATAAATTCTTCATCCTTTATATGAAACATTTTTTTCCTTTCTTAGCAAAAAATATTTAATTTTAATTAAAAATATGTTATAATAACAACAGACTTTCGCTTTATATTAAAGCAGAAAGGAGGTAATTGAACGTGCAACTGATCATCAAAGCAGTTCTTATTAATGTTCTTTCAGATTTAATTGTATATTTTATAATTAAATATATCGAAAAACATTTTCGTAAAAAATAAGAATTGTATGAAAAAACCCCTGCTGACACAGGGGTTTTTTGGTATTAAACATGAACTTTTCATCAATTTTCATCAATATTATACCACAAATTTCCAAAATGTCAAAAGATTTTTTTAATTTTTTCTAAATTTTTTGACATTCTTTTCCCTGTCTGTTTTTATTCAATTTTTATAATTTTTTAGCTTCGTTTTTTACAGTTTCTTCAAGACTTTTCAAACCCTCATCCAATTATATTTTTTTCCAAAAAATAATTATAAAATCTTTCTTTCTGATCTTTTATTATTCTATTCGAATTAATAAACTTAACAAATTCTTCTTTAGTAAGCCATTTATAATCTTCGGTTTCTCCGGGCTGGAGTTTGACAGAATTTTTATCATAATCAACAGTACACACAAAAGAGTACATTATAAAACTTTCCTTATCAACAATCGTTCTTTTTACTTGGGTAAAATCATTACATACGATTCCTGTTTCTTCCATAAGTTCTCTTTTTATACAGGAATACTTGTCTTCTCCTTTTAATGCCGAACCACCTGCAGTCGTTTCATAATATTCGGGAAACTTTTCTTTCGCCTTTGCTCTTTTTGTGCAGAGATATGTACCGTCTTTATGTTCTACAAATACTTCACAAACAATATGATACATTCCTTCAGGAATAGACTTGCCTCTTATTAAAGTACCTTCAAGTTTTTCTCCATTCCTGTTATACGCATCCCATTCTTCCATTCTGTTTCCTCTTTTCTACTGCAGAAATCTTTCTATATATTTTCTTAAAACAGGTATATGACTTGTTTCAGGTTCTTTTACCGCAGATACCATTGTCACATTTTCTTTTTGCAGCTCTTTTTCGATTAATTGAACAAAATTTTTAAATTCAGTATTTTCTTCAAGTTCTTTCCCATATTTTTCAGAAAATGTTTCGTAATCAATCATACCTTTATGATAAGATTCCCGTAATTCTTTAGTCGGAGTTATTTCTTTTGCCCAACAATCTATTTTTGCAGCTTCTTTCTTTTCTCCTCTCGGCCAAAGACGATCTATCAGAATTCTGAATCCGTCATCTTCAGATACAGAATCATAAACACGTTTCCACTGTAATTTATTCATTTCATTACCTCACAAAACGGTACATTATTTTTTCAAAACAACGACATTCATCTTAAATTTATAATCAACATCTTTTAATTCCAGTGCTTTATATTTATATATTTTCTCATCTTCGTAGGAAAGATTTTCCCCCACGTAAACCGTACTTTCTCCCATTCCGTTTTCAGAAAGCTGTCTTGCGATTTCCTGAGGCGTATTTTTATTATCGGTAAGCATTCCCACTTTCCCGTATTCTTCAAGCTTTGCAACATAGTCAAACTCTTTACCGTGTGCACTTGAAATAAATGCGTCATACCAGTAGTCGGATATTTTTGCAAACATATACTGAACTGAAGAAATTCCGGGAATTACTTCCAATTCATCATCGGAAAAATGTTTTTTCATAAAAGTAAGCATACTGTAAAATCCCGTATCTCCCGATAATATCAAAGACATTTTTTTATCTCTATTTTCTTTTATAAATTTCAATACACTTTCCAAATCTCCTGTTATATAGCAGTATTCTTTATTTGCAGCATACTCTCCCAAACTTTCAATATGCCTTTTTCCTCCTACGATAACTTCCGATTCTTTCAGTTTTTTTATAGCTGCAGGCAGTATATAATCAAGGCTGCCCGGTCCCAATCCTAATACATTTATTTTCATATTGCTCCTAAGTTCTGTTTATTAAACTTCTGTTTCGTCTTTTCTTTTAAAATGTTCAAAAAAGTTCTTACTGCTTCCGAGTTCTTCTCTTTCAGCGGAAATTATTAAAGTTTCCACTTCCAAATCCCAACCGTTTCTTCTGCAATATTCCTCACATTTTTGCTTTGCTTTTTTTGCGAGAAGATTATAAACTTCTTTTTTTTCAATATATTTTGTAGCTTCTTCGGTCGTATTTGAAGCCATTATTTTTTTCAGGTTTTCCATACTTTCACCTACAAGCAGACAGTTTGCCGTAAGTATTTCCATTTTGGCATCGGAAACTCTGCTGTGAGTGTGGAATATTCCTCCGGCGACTTTTACAAATTTACCCAATTCCCCTATAAAATAAATCTTTTTTGCCTCAAATTCACACGCTCTGTCAAACATATATCCTACAAAGTTACTTATTACAACTGCTTGGGAAGTATTATCCTTGAAGTGATCACTCAAATACTTTTTCCCTCTGTTTCCGAAAAGAAATATTGCTTCTTTGGTTCCCGTTATAGCAAGAGCCATTTTCAGCTCTACGGCAAGGGAGACTTTCCATGCTTCTTCGGACATAGGCTTTACTATCCCCATTGTTCCTAAAATAGATATTCCGCCGACTATTCCCAATTTAGAATTTAGTGTCTTTTTGGCTGCTTCTTCTCCTTTAGGCACAAATATTTCCACGTCGGCTCCCATACCTTCGGGAAGTATACTCTCCACAGTACTTCTTATCATTTTCATAGGAGTAGGATTTATTGCAGAATTACCCGGCTCGACGGGCAATCCCTTTTTAGTAACTTTTCCCACTCCTATTCCTCCGAAAACATTTATTTCCGAATCGTTACGCAAACTTACTTTTGAAAAAATTTCCAATCCGTGAGTAACATCAGGGTCATCCCCTCCGTCTTTCAGAACCGATGCCAAAGCATAGTCCTCTCTTTTTAACACAGAATTTATCTTTATTGATAAAGGTTGTCCTGAGGGAAGTTCTATTGTTACTTCGGGTATGTCGTTTTTGCCGTTTTCCAGAAGATATGTCAATGCCGCTTTAGTCGCTGCAGTTGCAGAGCTTCCCGTAGTATAGCCGTATCTTAATCTTTTACCCTGAAAATATACATATTCTTCCATTCTGTTTCATTCCTTCCCTTTATTTATTACCCCTAATATCTATCTCTTTCGTACATTTGATAAAGTATCCCGTGAAGTACCGCTACCGCTACCGTACTTCCTCCTTTTCTTCCGTTAGTTCTTATAAACGGAACATCATATTTGGAAAGTTCCGCTTTAGATTCAGGACATCCTACAAATCCTACAGGCACTCCTGCAATAAGTTTAGGTTTATTTTCACCCTCTTTATCCATTTTTTCAAGCAACATAAATAATGCTGTAGGTGCATTTCCTATTAAGAATATTTTTGTATCTTTATCAGCTACTGCTCTTTCAATGGCTACCATTGATCTTGTAACTCCTCTTTCTTTTGCTTCTCTTGCTACATCCTCATCGTTTACAAGGCAATAAGCCGAAGCTCCGAATTTTCCAAGCCCTATTTTATTTAATCCTGTTACAATCATATTTGTATCACAGTATATTTTACATCCCGATCTTAAAGCTTCCATTGCTGAATTTACAGCATCGTTCTGAAATTCTACAATATCAGCATATTCAAAGTCGGCAGTCGTGTGAATAAGTCTTTTCACGATAGGTTTTTCCTGCTCGCTAAATCTGTCGGCTCTATCCCCCAATTCTTCAGTAATCATTTCAAAACTTCTAACTTCTATGCCTTTCGGATCTTTAATGTATGACATTTTCCAATTTCCTCCTGTAATTTTTTTATTTTATCTAATTCAATTATTTGAATTACTTTTTTATTATAATGTTTCCAATATATATTTGAAAAACTCTATATTTGAATAGAAAGAAATGTGCGGATACCCTGCTAACAGGCTTTTTTTCTTATAACCGCAACTCCAATTTCTTTCGTCATTTTTTTCGATTTTATAAAAATGGTTATGACCCTTAGATTTTTCATTATCTTCAGATATTTCCGAATAATGAAATTCGTGTCCTTTAGTTTTTATTCCGTTTCCGGTTTCTATGTTTATATATCCGAATCTTCCTATATTAAGTCGATTTCTCATAGAAATTTCCGCATCTATCAGTCCGCAGAAATCTCCGCTGTTTCCGTCTGTCAGATTCAGCTTTTTCGTCAGATAAATAAACCCTCCGCATTCTCCGTATATTTTTACTCCCTTTTCAAAGGCTTCCTTTATACTTTCTTTCATAGAAATATTTTCGGATAATTCTTTATAATACAGTTCGGGGTATCCTCCACCTAAATAAACCATATCAATATTTTCGGGCAGTTTTTTATCTTTTACCGGGCTGAATTCTACTATTTCCAATCCTGAAAATCTCATAAGCTCCAAGTTTGATTCATAATAAAAAGAAAATGCTCCGTCTTTCGCCATCGCCACTCTTTTTCCTTTATATCTGTCTTTCAACTCTTTTAACGGCTCAAAATCATCCATACTGCTTTCAGGCTCAAAATCCTCGGCAATTTCCCATATTCTTTTTAAATCAAGATTATTTTCGGCTATCTCTTTAAATAGTGCCTTTTTCTCTGCCAATTCTTCCGATGCATTCATTTCAAAAGCCTGTTTCAGTCCCAAATGTCTGCTTTCGATAGTCAGTTTTTCATTTCTCGGAAGAAATCCCAAACATTCTATTCCCGTAAATCTTTCTACGGCTTCTTTCAGATTCAGATACAACTTTTCTGATGAAACGTTATTCAGTATAACGCCTTTTATTTTAACATTTTTATCAAACATTTTAAAGCCCAAAACTTCCGCTGCAATACTTGTAGAGATACCTTTAGCATTTACAACCAGTATTACAGGGATATCAAGCATTCTCGATACATGAGCCGTACTGAAATTATCCTTTTCATGACCTATTCCGTCATAAAGCCCCATAACTCCTTCAACTACAGCTATATCTTTACCTTTCGCCCCTGTTTCAAATATATGTTTTAAAGTAGCTTCGTCAAACATAAAAGCATCAAGATTACGGGATTTATTCCCTGTAAACACTTCATGATAACTGGGATCGATATAATCAGGTCCTACTTTAAAGGGAGCAACATTTTCAAAAGAGGACATAAGTATACTGCTCAATGTTGTTTTTCCGCTGCCGCTCATTGCTCCCGCTATAAGTATTTTTTTCATAATAAGTTGTTCTCCTCCAAGAATGTATAATAATCATTTACGTCTATATTTTTACTTTTTAAATAACGTGTTATTTTTAAAACTGCGGGAATATTAAGATTCAATTCTTTTAAAAACTTAAAATCTTCAAAAACTTCATCCCGACTTCCCTGTCTTACGATTTTACCTTTATCCAAAACATAAATATAGTCTGCGAAATCATAGGCAAAATCCGTATCATGAGTAGACACGACAAGGGTTTTCCCTGCATCGGCAAAATTATTCAGAATTTCCGATACACTCTTCGTATTTTTGGAATCAAGCCACGCAGTAGGCTCGTCCAAAATAAGCAAATCCGGCTCCATTGCCGTTATTGCAGCTATGGATACTCTTTTTTTCTGTCCGTAACTGAGATGATGACACGGTCTGTCTTTCAAATCGAGTATATTAATTTCTTCCATTGCTTTTGTTATATTTTTTTCTACTTTTTCTTTAGAATAGCCCAGATTTTCAGGTCCGTAAGAAACTTCCTGAAAAACAAGAGGAGCAAATATTTGTATTTCAGGATCTTGAAACACTATTCCCACTTTTTTTCTAAGCTCTTCAAGATTTTTTTTCTTATGTAGTACTTTTTCGCCGTTTAAATATACACTCCCTTTTTGTGCCTGTAAAAGTCCGTTCATTATTGAAAATACAGTAGATTTTCCCGAACCGTTTTCTCCGAGAAAAACTGTTTTTTTACCTTTTTCAATATTAAGAGATATATCCTTTAACGCTTCAGTTTCTTCATCATAAGAAAAAGTTATATTTTCCAATTTAAGCATAATATCTTACCACCAAATATAAATTTATTATTATTACTGATATTGTAAAAACCGCTTCAATTCCGATTTTTTTATATTTTCTCGGAGAAAAAATAAATTCTTTTCCCAGTCTTGATTCTACCGCTTTTATAGAATTGGAATTATAATAATAGGTTTTTCTTAATATAGCGACCACCAGCATCGGGAATGATTTCATACTGTTTTTGAAACTGCTGTAACCCAGTCTTACTTCCTGAGAGTTTTGCAATTTTTCTTTATTGTCGAATAAAAGAAATATATATCTGTAAATGAGCAGGAACATTTCTCTGAATATTTTGGGAAATCTCAATTTTCCGAATATATAATCCAAATCTATTATCGGAGTGGAGCAAATCAGAAAATATACTACAGAAAGTCCTGCAAAAGAACGTAGCAGAAATAACCATATATCAGCTTTTATCAGCAACAAAGAAATCACAGTAGTTAAAATAAATAAAGCCGGAATAAAGTTCAGTTTCAGCAAGTCCGATACTTTTACTTTCACAACGAACAAAAGGAGCAAATTAAATAACACAAGATTAAATACAATAACTCCTTTGTTCTCTGTACAAAGTAAAAATATTAATGTCGTCATTGACAATAAAAACTTTATTCCGGGATTTATATCTTTAATCGGATTCCCGTAAGATATTTTATCTATCAGCATTTTTTCTTTCGCCTTTGAAATAACCTAATACATATCCTATAACTCCTGCACCTATTGCCGCCTGCAATGCAAACAATAAACTTTCAGTTTCACTGGGTAATTCTTCTATTAAACTGCTGGCCCAAGGCTTGTAATCAGGATTAATTTCTCCTATTATTTCTTCTCCTTTATCGTCGGAACCGCCAAAATCGGCTTTCACTGTAAATAGAGGTACTGCACCTATTAACAGTATTATTACAACTAAAATTATATTTTTTTTGAATACATTTTTATCTTTATTTTCAGCCATTATGCTTCCACCTCTTTCGCGTTGTATTTATCAAGTATGTTCATAATTACGTTTGTAAGCAATCCTTCAATAATAGCCAAAGGAACCTGTGTTACCGCAAATACCATTCCGAATCTTATAAATGAAGCCATAACTCCTCCGTCTGCTGAAGGATATGCAAGTGCTAATTGGAAAGATGTAACTACATATGTAGCCAAATCTCCTACAGCTGCTGCTAAAAATATTGCAAGTGTTCTGTTCTTTTTAGCCAGTCCTTTATAAATCAGATAAGACACTATAGGTCCCGCTATTGCCATTGAGAATGTATTTGCTCCCAATGTTGTAAATCCTCCGTGTGCAAGCAATCCTGCCTGAAATATCAATACTATAGTTCCAAGTATTGAAGTTACAAATGGACCGTATAATATAGCCGAAAGTCCCACTCCTGTAGGATGTGACGAACTTCCTGTTACCGAAGGAATTTTTAATGCCGAAAGAATAAATATAAACGCCCCTGCCAACGCAAGTGTCATTTTTTCACGTACACTTCCTTTTGAGACACTTTGAATTTTTTTAATCCCGATAACCCAAAACGGCACACATACGATAAACCATACTACTGCAGACCGCATCTTTTACTGCTGCGTCTTTATTGGATGCCCAAAACGGCACACATACGATAAACCATACTACTACCCATTGTTTAGGTAAAAAACCTTCCATAATGTGCATTGAATAACCGTTTGCAAATAATACAAACATTCCTGTTAAAACAAGAAACAATGATGTTCTCTTTTTCATTTAGACTCTCCTTTTGAAATAAAATTTTGATTAGGTTAAAAAAAAAATCAGCTGAAAGCCGAAATTCAATACACGCC belongs to Pseudoleptotrichia goodfellowii and includes:
- the cobM gene encoding precorrin-4 C(11)-methyltransferase, which codes for MEKVYFIGAGPGDPDLITVKGEKIVEKADVIIYAGSLVNKEIIGCHKEGAEIYNSASMNLDEVIEVTVKAQKEGKLVARVHTGDPSIYGAIREQMDMLDEYGIEYEVIPGVSSFVAAAAAIKKEFTLPDVSQTVICTRLEGRTPVPESESLESLASHKCSMAIFLSVQMIDGVVERLRKHYDINTPIAIIQKATWEDQKIVMGTLENIAELAKKEKITKTAQILVGNFMGNDYSKSKLYDKTFSHEFRKGIKE
- the cobI gene encoding precorrin-2 C(20)-methyltransferase, with amino-acid sequence MENKKGNFYGIGVGVGDEENITLKAVKKLADVDVIILPEAKTGEGSTAFSIVKNYVKDDVEQVFLEFPMVRDLEARKTFRKNNADIINGLLSEGKNVAFLTIGDPMTYSTYTYVLEHILPEIKVETIAGINSFNSMAARLNIPLMIGDEDLKVISVNKKTDIRKEIENNDNVVFMKISRDLDRLREAIVATGNTENIIIVSNCGKESEEIYTDIEKLESVHYFSTLILKKKGINQWKRFIL
- the cbiT gene encoding precorrin-6Y C5,15-methyltransferase (decarboxylating) subunit CbiT; translation: MFHIKDEEFIRGKAPMTKEEIRAVSLAKLEMKNDDICLDIGGGTGSVTMEMAQFAKDGHVYVIEQKEDAFELIKQNVEKFDLKNVTYIKGEAPEGLSHLDVKFDKIFIGGSGGNLEDIIQYSYDNLKEKGILVLNFIVLENVFNAIETLKKIPFKDTDICQIIVSKNRKVKDFNMMMAENPIYVITARK
- a CDS encoding NUDIX hydrolase, giving the protein MEEWDAYNRNGEKLEGTLIRGKSIPEGMYHIVCEVFVEHKDGTYLCTKRAKAKEKFPEYYETTAGGSALKGEDKYSCIKRELMEETGIVCNDFTQVKRTIVDKESFIMYSFVCTVDYDKNSVKLQPGETEDYKWLTKEEFVKFINSNRIIKDQKERFYNYFLEKNIIG
- a CDS encoding DUF488 domain-containing protein — translated: MNKLQWKRVYDSVSEDDGFRILIDRLWPRGEKKEAAKIDCWAKEITPTKELRESYHKGMIDYETFSEKYGKELEENTEFKNFVQLIEKELQKENVTMVSAVKEPETSHIPVLRKYIERFLQ
- the cbiE gene encoding precorrin-6y C5,15-methyltransferase (decarboxylating) subunit CbiE encodes the protein MKINVLGLGPGSLDYILPAAIKKLKESEVIVGGKRHIESLGEYAANKEYCYITGDLESVLKFIKENRDKKMSLILSGDTGFYSMLTFMKKHFSDDELEVIPGISSVQYMFAKISDYWYDAFISSAHGKEFDYVAKLEEYGKVGMLTDNKNTPQEIARQLSENGMGESTVYVGENLSYEDEKIYKYKALELKDVDYKFKMNVVVLKK
- the cbiD gene encoding cobalt-precorrin-5B (C(1))-methyltransferase CbiD; this translates as MEEYVYFQGKRLRYGYTTGSSATAATKAALTYLLENGKNDIPEVTIELPSGQPLSIKINSVLKREDYALASVLKDGGDDPDVTHGLEIFSKVSLRNDSEINVFGGIGVGKVTKKGLPVEPGNSAINPTPMKMIRSTVESILPEGMGADVEIFVPKGEEAAKKTLNSKLGIVGGISILGTMGIVKPMSEEAWKVSLAVELKMALAITGTKEAIFLFGNRGKKYLSDHFKDNTSQAVVISNFVGYMFDRACEFEAKKIYFIGELGKFVKVAGGIFHTHSRVSDAKMEILTANCLLVGESMENLKKIMASNTTEEATKYIEKKEVYNLLAKKAKQKCEEYCRRNGWDLEVETLIISAEREELGSSKNFFEHFKRKDETEV
- a CDS encoding precorrin-8X methylmutase codes for the protein MSYIKDPKGIEVRSFEMITEELGDRADRFSEQEKPIVKRLIHTTADFEYADIVEFQNDAVNSAMEALRSGCKIYCDTNMIVTGLNKIGLGKFGASAYCLVNDEDVAREAKERGVTRSMVAIERAVADKDTKIFLIGNAPTALFMLLEKMDKEGENKPKLIAGVPVGFVGCPESKAELSKYDVPFIRTNGRKGGSTVAVAVLHGILYQMYERDRY
- a CDS encoding cobyrinate a,c-diamide synthase, with protein sequence MKKILIAGAMSGSGKTTLSSILMSSFENVAPFKVGPDYIDPSYHEVFTGNKSRNLDAFMFDEATLKHIFETGAKGKDIAVVEGVMGLYDGIGHEKDNFSTAHVSRMLDIPVILVVNAKGISTSIAAEVLGFKMFDKNVKIKGVILNNVSSEKLYLNLKEAVERFTGIECLGFLPRNEKLTIESRHLGLKQAFEMNASEELAEKKALFKEIAENNLDLKRIWEIAEDFEPESSMDDFEPLKELKDRYKGKRVAMAKDGAFSFYYESNLELMRFSGLEIVEFSPVKDKKLPENIDMVYLGGGYPELYYKELSENISMKESIKEAFEKGVKIYGECGGFIYLTKKLNLTDGNSGDFCGLIDAEISMRNRLNIGRFGYINIETGNGIKTKGHEFHYSEISEDNEKSKGHNHFYKIEKNDERNWSCGYKKKSLLAGYPHISFYSNIEFFKYILETL
- a CDS encoding energy-coupling factor ABC transporter ATP-binding protein; this translates as MLKLENITFSYDEETEALKDISLNIEKGKKTVFLGENGSGKSTVFSIMNGLLQAQKGSVYLNGEKVLHKKKNLEELRKKVGIVFQDPEIQIFAPLVFQEVSYGPENLGYSKEKVEKNITKAMEEINILDLKDRPCHHLSYGQKKRVSIAAITAMEPDLLILDEPTAWLDSKNTKSVSEILNNFADAGKTLVVSTHDTDFAYDFADYIYVLDKGKIVRQGSRDEVFEDFKFLKELNLNIPAVLKITRYLKSKNIDVNDYYTFLEENNLL
- a CDS encoding CbiQ family ECF transporter T component; protein product: MLIDKISYGNPIKDINPGIKFLLSMTTLIFLLCTENKGVIVFNLVLFNLLLLFVVKVKVSDLLKLNFIPALFILTTVISLLLIKADIWLFLLRSFAGLSVVYFLICSTPIIDLDYIFGKLRFPKIFREMFLLIYRYIFLLFDNKEKLQNSQEVRLGYSSFKNSMKSFPMLVVAILRKTYYYNSNSIKAVESRLGKEFIFSPRKYKKIGIEAVFTISVIIINLYLVVRYYA
- a CDS encoding energy-coupling factor ABC transporter substrate-binding protein, producing the protein MAENKDKNVFKKNIILVVIILLIGAVPLFTVKADFGGSDDKGEEIIGEINPDYKPWASSLIEELPSETESLLFALQAAIGAGVIGYVLGYFKGERKNADR
- a CDS encoding energy-coupling factor ABC transporter permease, with the translated sequence MPFWVIGIKKIQSVSKGSVREKMTLALAGAFIFILSALKIPSVTGSSSHPTGVGLSAILYGPFVTSILGTIVLIFQAGLLAHGGFTTLGANTFSMAIAGPIVSYLIYKGLAKKNRTLAIFLAAAVGDLATYVVTSFQLALAYPSADGGVMASFIRFGMVFAVTQVPLAIIEGLLTNVIMNILDKYNAKEVEA